The following are encoded together in the Desulfococcus multivorans genome:
- the lexA gene encoding transcriptional repressor LexA produces MKPISSTDLTETQRRVLAYLHREIRSTGRTPSLRKAAGDLGISHAAVGRLIKALETKGYLRREGRYSRVLHILNRADETAGLHRFREVAVIGRITAGLPMYAQQEWAGTVVVDAEIYRGRDLFSLRIRGDSMRGAGIFDGDIAVCEPRQFAENGEIVVALIHGDEATVKRFFRRGDHIELRPENAAYQPTRYAFDEILIQGKVVGVVRGPKGIPHRPV; encoded by the coding sequence ATGAAGCCGATATCGTCCACCGATCTGACGGAAACACAGCGCAGGGTTCTGGCATATCTCCATCGGGAGATCCGGTCGACCGGGCGCACGCCGAGCCTGAGAAAAGCGGCCGGGGACCTGGGGATCAGCCACGCGGCCGTGGGGCGGCTGATCAAGGCTCTTGAAACCAAAGGGTATCTCCGGCGGGAAGGGCGCTACAGCCGTGTCCTCCACATCCTGAACCGTGCCGACGAGACCGCGGGTCTCCATCGTTTCCGCGAGGTCGCCGTCATCGGCCGAATAACGGCGGGGCTGCCCATGTACGCCCAGCAGGAGTGGGCGGGGACGGTGGTCGTCGACGCTGAAATCTACCGGGGGCGGGACCTTTTTTCCCTCCGGATCCGGGGGGATTCCATGCGGGGTGCCGGCATCTTTGATGGCGACATCGCGGTATGCGAGCCCCGGCAGTTCGCCGAAAACGGTGAGATCGTCGTGGCCCTGATTCACGGCGACGAGGCCACGGTGAAGCGGTTTTTCCGGCGCGGCGATCACATCGAGCTGCGCCCTGAAAACGCCGCCTACCAACCGACTCGGTACGCATTCGACGAAATCCTGATCCAGGGGAAGGTTGTGGGCGTGGTGCGCGGCCCGAAAGGCATTCCCCACCGGCCGGTTTGA
- a CDS encoding DUF72 domain-containing protein, which yields MSGRACEIFVGTSGYSYPEWTGAGFYPPGMKQREMLAFYAGRFAAVELNFTWYQMPKADALDRMRGQVPPSFLFAVKLNRTLTHEVSPGEWPENARRFREGIAPLVQSGQLGAVLVQLPPFFHRTPDRRRYLANLLEALDGLPLAVEFRHASWAAEAAAEKVAASLAARRIALVAVDAPRLPGLYPPVPPAPVGRIIPPAFFYLRLHGRNAAGWRSGVMQRQFDYDYSEAELREWTEARIPAMVDRAARGFVFFNNHVRGQAPRNAEALAALLVARGLSCKPPPGRFSPCGLSEELPWTGPSST from the coding sequence ATGAGCGGGCGAGCCTGTGAGATTTTCGTGGGGACCAGCGGCTATTCCTATCCCGAGTGGACGGGGGCGGGCTTTTACCCTCCGGGAATGAAGCAGCGCGAGATGCTCGCCTTCTACGCCGGTCGGTTTGCGGCCGTCGAACTCAACTTCACCTGGTACCAGATGCCAAAAGCCGACGCCCTCGACCGAATGCGGGGCCAGGTGCCCCCGTCGTTTCTTTTTGCGGTCAAGTTGAACCGGACCCTGACCCACGAGGTGTCGCCCGGGGAATGGCCCGAAAACGCCCGGCGCTTCCGGGAGGGGATTGCCCCCCTGGTCCAGTCCGGACAGTTGGGGGCGGTGCTGGTCCAGCTGCCGCCCTTCTTTCACCGCACCCCTGACCGTCGGCGCTACCTGGCAAATCTCCTGGAGGCCTTGGACGGCCTGCCGCTGGCCGTGGAGTTCCGCCACGCATCGTGGGCCGCGGAAGCCGCCGCGGAAAAGGTGGCGGCTTCCCTGGCGGCCCGCCGGATCGCTCTGGTCGCCGTGGACGCACCCCGCCTGCCCGGTCTCTATCCGCCGGTGCCCCCGGCGCCTGTCGGCAGGATCATCCCCCCCGCGTTCTTCTATCTCCGGCTCCATGGTCGGAACGCTGCCGGATGGCGTTCGGGCGTCATGCAACGGCAGTTCGATTACGACTACAGCGAGGCCGAGCTGCGGGAGTGGACCGAAGCGCGGATTCCCGCCATGGTTGACCGGGCCGCCCGGGGATTTGTTTTTTTCAACAACCACGTCCGGGGTCAGGCCCCGCGGAATGCAGAGGCCCTGGCGGCGCTTCTCGTTGCCCGAGGGCTTTCCTGCAAACCGCCGCCCGGCCGCTTTTCGCCGTGCGGGTTATCGGAGGAACTGCCGTGGACCGGGCCGTCATCCACCTGA
- a CDS encoding DNA polymerase Y family protein, with product MDRAVIHLNVADFAVSVERLIDAQLRGRPVIVAPGDTRAAVYDMSDEAFRAGVRKGMSLARAVRICRRAVVLPPRPSRYEQAMTAVCRLARPFSPLIESGGNDGHLFVDVTASGRYLGPPVDMAWRMQREIRRRLDLDPIWAVASNKLTAKAATRTVKPAGEAIVGGGEEADFLAPLPLGLLPGITPSDLVRFRDFNFDRVADAQALDADQMQVAFGRRGRIFHDLVRGVDPSPVAHMNQRPPRVAAAHAFGGDTNDDRILDAALYGLVETAGTALRERRMTARRIGVILDYADGVRCARRQASAVGTADDPALYALARGAFGLARVRRVRIRHMSLVCDRLVFPSGQMSLFDDGGSLRQARLGAALDAIRRRFGRDAVRMGRTLPV from the coding sequence GTGGACCGGGCCGTCATCCACCTGAACGTGGCTGATTTCGCGGTGTCGGTGGAGCGCCTCATCGACGCCCAACTCCGGGGACGACCGGTGATCGTGGCTCCCGGCGACACACGCGCCGCCGTGTACGACATGAGTGACGAGGCTTTCCGGGCGGGGGTCCGCAAAGGGATGTCCCTGGCCCGGGCCGTGCGGATCTGTCGGCGTGCGGTCGTCCTTCCGCCCCGGCCGTCAAGATACGAGCAGGCCATGACGGCGGTGTGCCGACTGGCACGCCCGTTCTCTCCCCTCATCGAGTCGGGCGGAAACGACGGCCACCTCTTCGTGGACGTCACCGCGTCGGGACGATATCTCGGGCCGCCGGTGGACATGGCCTGGCGCATGCAGCGGGAGATCAGAAGACGCCTCGATCTCGATCCCATCTGGGCCGTGGCATCCAACAAGCTGACGGCCAAGGCGGCTACGCGGACGGTCAAGCCCGCGGGCGAGGCCATCGTCGGGGGCGGTGAAGAGGCCGATTTTCTGGCCCCCCTGCCGTTGGGCCTTCTGCCGGGCATCACCCCGTCGGACCTGGTCCGGTTTCGGGACTTCAATTTTGATCGCGTGGCCGACGCCCAGGCCCTCGATGCCGACCAGATGCAGGTGGCCTTCGGGCGTCGGGGGCGGATTTTCCACGACCTTGTCCGGGGCGTCGATCCCTCGCCGGTGGCGCACATGAACCAGCGGCCGCCCCGGGTCGCGGCGGCACACGCCTTCGGGGGCGACACCAACGACGATCGGATTCTGGATGCGGCGCTTTACGGACTGGTGGAAACGGCGGGTACCGCGCTGCGGGAGCGTCGCATGACGGCCCGGCGGATCGGGGTGATTCTCGACTATGCCGACGGGGTGCGGTGCGCCCGACGGCAAGCGTCCGCCGTGGGGACGGCCGACGATCCGGCCCTCTACGCTTTGGCCCGAGGGGCCTTTGGGCTCGCCCGTGTCCGTCGGGTCCGGATCCGTCATATGAGCCTGGTCTGCGATCGCCTGGTCTTCCCCTCGGGGCAGATGAGCCTGTTTGACGACGGGGGCAGCCTTCGGCAGGCGCGTCTGGGAGCGGCCCTGGATGCGATCCGGCGCCGCTTCGGTCGGGACGCGGTCCGAATGGGGCGGACCCTGCCTGTTTAA
- a CDS encoding DNA polymerase III subunit alpha, with protein MRLSETATPAKTPALVPLVVRSGFSLMWGTATPAALCRRARTLGYRRLAMTDTDNLYGLWPFLAACDREGIQPIVGAEVTEPGSRRRAVCLVETPAGYANLCRILTRRHRAAVFDLGTAVAELGAGLTVLTGNPGLIRKWRDAGLTVAAAVPRYPVAAVHPLARAARDMAVPLVAVPGSFLLDPADAAVHRLLRAIAGNTTLSGVPSEDCAPKAAWLATPAVYARRFQTCPETIRATHDLAERLVFTRPGFGTIMPPWENGTGRGADAELRVAAFQGARQRYGQDLPEAVTTRLAYELRVIADKRFSAYFLVVRDIVAQSPRICGRGSGAASLTAYCLGITNVCPIKHRLYFERFLNPGRSDPPDIDIDFAWDERDAVLASVLGKFSGRAALVANHVLFQPRMAVRETARVFGLPEGEIRRVIRRVPRYNTGDGSLLDHIRSRPESRDLDLASPWPEIISLAERIIGLPRYLSVHPGGTVITPGPIDRYVPIETAPKGIPVIQWDKDGAEDAGLVKIDLLGNRSLAVIRDAVVEVRAAGAVFDERNWVPEDDPATRAIVAAGRTMGCFYIESPAMRLLQQKTGRGDFEHLVIHSSIIRPAAGGCIREYIRRLHGEVWTPIHPLLADVLGDTYGIMVYQEDVSKTAVALAGFSHADADRLRKILSKKDREYHLGDFRERFFAGALKRGVPTDAIERVWEMIMSFSGYSFCKPHSASYARVSFQAAYLKTHFPSAFMAAVISNQGGFYSTFAYVSEARRMGLKILPPDVRTSGVRWAAAGPDALRVGLAAVKGLTAETCRRTVVRRPFANLSDFLSRVRPDAAEARALVRCGALDGLLPGANRAALMWALARWEQQERSLSLFEDEATIPVLNPDAEIVRLRREFAVLGFLCDRHPMALFEGNPAVVGTVKADCLDRHAGRRVSVAGWLITGKTVRTRRGDPMEFLSFEDETGVFETVFFPEAYDRFCAILEVNRPYVLSGKAVREWRAVTLTVDGVRPLAVRPIDPRRCAEIECPSHRSRT; from the coding sequence ATGCGTCTATCCGAAACAGCTACGCCGGCCAAAACACCTGCCCTGGTGCCGCTCGTCGTCCGATCCGGCTTTTCCCTCATGTGGGGCACCGCGACCCCGGCGGCCCTCTGCCGAAGGGCCCGGACGCTGGGATACCGGCGCCTCGCCATGACCGACACGGACAATCTGTACGGGCTCTGGCCGTTTCTGGCGGCCTGCGATCGGGAGGGAATTCAACCCATTGTGGGGGCCGAGGTTACCGAGCCGGGATCCCGGCGCCGGGCGGTCTGTCTGGTGGAGACACCGGCGGGCTACGCCAACCTGTGCCGGATACTCACCCGGCGGCACCGGGCGGCCGTCTTCGATCTCGGCACTGCCGTGGCCGAGCTCGGGGCGGGACTCACGGTGCTTACGGGCAACCCCGGACTGATCCGGAAATGGCGGGATGCCGGGCTCACCGTGGCTGCCGCCGTGCCCCGGTATCCCGTGGCTGCCGTCCACCCCCTCGCCAGGGCCGCCCGGGATATGGCGGTTCCCTTGGTCGCCGTGCCCGGGAGCTTTCTTCTCGATCCGGCGGATGCCGCCGTCCACCGTCTGCTCCGGGCTATCGCGGGCAACACGACCCTCTCGGGCGTCCCTTCCGAAGACTGCGCCCCGAAGGCGGCCTGGCTGGCAACGCCGGCGGTGTATGCCCGGCGCTTTCAGACGTGCCCGGAAACGATCCGGGCGACGCACGATCTGGCCGAGCGGTTGGTCTTCACCCGGCCCGGTTTCGGTACGATCATGCCCCCCTGGGAGAACGGGACGGGCCGGGGTGCCGATGCCGAGCTCCGGGTCGCAGCCTTTCAGGGGGCCCGGCAGCGCTACGGCCAAGACCTGCCCGAGGCCGTGACCACACGGTTGGCGTACGAACTCCGGGTGATCGCCGACAAGCGGTTTTCCGCTTATTTTCTCGTGGTGCGGGACATCGTGGCCCAAAGCCCCCGGATCTGCGGCCGGGGATCGGGGGCCGCCTCCCTGACGGCCTACTGCCTGGGGATTACCAACGTCTGTCCCATCAAACACCGCCTTTATTTCGAGCGGTTTCTGAACCCGGGACGGAGCGACCCGCCGGACATCGACATCGATTTCGCCTGGGACGAACGCGATGCCGTGCTCGCGTCCGTTCTCGGGAAATTTTCCGGCCGGGCGGCCCTGGTGGCCAACCACGTGCTGTTTCAGCCCCGGATGGCGGTTCGGGAGACGGCCAGGGTCTTCGGCCTGCCCGAAGGGGAGATCCGTCGAGTGATCCGCCGCGTTCCCCGCTACAACACGGGAGACGGATCGCTTCTGGATCATATCCGGTCCCGGCCCGAATCCCGGGATCTCGACCTCGCGTCCCCCTGGCCGGAGATCATCAGCCTCGCCGAACGCATCATCGGCCTGCCCCGCTACCTTTCGGTCCACCCCGGCGGCACGGTCATTACACCCGGGCCCATCGACCGCTACGTCCCCATCGAGACGGCGCCCAAGGGGATTCCCGTCATCCAGTGGGACAAGGACGGGGCCGAGGATGCGGGCCTCGTGAAGATCGACCTTCTGGGCAACCGCAGCCTCGCCGTGATCCGGGACGCCGTGGTCGAAGTCCGTGCCGCCGGTGCAGTCTTTGACGAGCGGAACTGGGTCCCCGAGGACGACCCCGCGACCCGTGCGATAGTGGCGGCGGGCCGCACCATGGGCTGTTTCTACATCGAGAGCCCGGCCATGCGGCTTCTCCAGCAAAAGACCGGGCGAGGGGATTTCGAACATCTCGTCATCCACAGCAGCATCATCCGTCCGGCGGCGGGCGGTTGCATCCGGGAGTACATCCGGCGGCTTCACGGGGAGGTATGGACGCCCATCCACCCCCTCCTCGCCGACGTGCTGGGCGACACCTACGGCATCATGGTCTATCAGGAAGACGTCTCGAAAACCGCCGTGGCCCTGGCCGGCTTTTCCCACGCCGATGCCGATCGGCTCCGGAAAATCCTTTCGAAGAAAGATCGGGAATACCACCTTGGCGATTTTCGGGAGCGATTTTTCGCGGGGGCCTTGAAGCGGGGCGTGCCGACCGACGCGATCGAACGCGTCTGGGAGATGATCATGAGTTTCAGCGGCTACTCCTTCTGCAAGCCCCATTCGGCTTCCTATGCCCGGGTCTCGTTCCAGGCGGCCTACCTCAAGACCCATTTCCCGTCGGCTTTCATGGCCGCGGTCATCAGCAACCAGGGGGGATTTTACAGCACCTTCGCCTACGTCTCCGAAGCCCGGCGCATGGGGCTCAAAATCCTGCCCCCCGACGTCCGAACCAGCGGCGTCCGTTGGGCGGCGGCCGGGCCTGACGCCCTCCGGGTGGGGCTTGCCGCGGTCAAGGGGCTTACGGCGGAGACCTGTCGGCGCACGGTCGTCCGACGCCCCTTTGCGAATTTGTCGGATTTTCTGTCGCGGGTGCGGCCCGACGCGGCCGAAGCCCGGGCACTGGTCCGGTGTGGCGCCCTGGACGGTCTCCTGCCGGGGGCGAACCGGGCCGCCCTGATGTGGGCTCTCGCCCGCTGGGAGCAGCAGGAGCGATCGCTTAGCCTTTTCGAAGACGAGGCGACCATACCGGTCTTGAATCCGGACGCCGAAATCGTCCGCCTCCGCCGGGAGTTCGCGGTTCTCGGTTTCCTGTGCGACCGTCATCCCATGGCCCTTTTCGAGGGGAATCCGGCTGTCGTGGGAACCGTGAAGGCCGATTGCCTCGACCGTCATGCGGGACGGCGGGTCAGCGTCGCCGGATGGCTGATTACCGGGAAGACGGTCCGGACCCGCCGCGGGGACCCCATGGAGTTTCTCTCCTTCGAGGACGAGACCGGCGTTTTCGAGACCGTCTTTTTCCCGGAAGCCTACGATCGCTTCTGCGCAATCCTCGAGGTGAACCGTCCCTATGTTCTCTCCGGCAAGGCGGTGCGGGAGTGGCGGGCCGTCACGCTCACCGTCGATGGTGTCCGGCCCTTGGCGGTTCGACCGATAGATCCGCGGCGATGCGCCGAAATAGAGTGTCCTTCCCACCGATCCCGAACATGA
- a CDS encoding molybdopterin-dependent oxidoreductase: MATEKVYSVCGMCTVRCPIQAEVENGEVRFLQGNLHVPAMKGAVCPRGAAGIALIKDRERPQAPMIREGARGEGKWRTVTWDEALDHVAGKLMEIKEQHGARAIAFSDRGGPFRDFHRAFLKGLGTPNYCNHDTSCARNVQHACISVTGMGRKGVAYDLKNARHVVLQLRNIFESINVQEVNNLMDAMESGCKLTVIDIRGNVSAAKADRFFMVRPGTDYAFNLAVIHELLARELYDKDYADKYIKDLNVLKTFVKPYTPEWAETETDVTPEALRQFVRELAAAAPAVLWHPGWMTARYTTSFYVSRTIYIINALLGSIGAKGGLPIVSKPGDVGRKGLKSFMDLYPKPEDKRADGAGWRYPHLEAGPGLPHLLFKAMETEDPYPVKAYIAYRHDPLMGFPDPDRLKQMFDHLDFMVSVTFSWSDTAWYSDVVLPLSPYLERESIVAAKNGVKPQFFVRDRVLEPRYDTKADWEIIAGLARRMNLPELAYESIDDIRKFQLEGTGVSLEDFKEKGFVALADQPSYPPPKFKTPSGKFEIVCEMLEKQGLPSLKPYVSLQRPPEGQFRLTFGRCALHTQGHTANNTMLAEQMPENELWINTEAAKKLGLTDGGRARVSRNGYSEQIKVKVTDVIHPEAVFVVHGFGHQLPVETRAFGKGLADNKFMQGGLDLWDPAGGAVAYQEFFVEVTKA; encoded by the coding sequence ATGGCGACAGAAAAGGTCTACAGTGTTTGCGGCATGTGTACGGTTCGGTGTCCCATCCAGGCGGAGGTGGAAAACGGTGAGGTCCGTTTCCTCCAGGGGAATCTCCACGTGCCGGCCATGAAGGGGGCGGTCTGCCCCCGGGGGGCCGCGGGCATCGCCCTTATCAAGGATCGGGAGCGGCCCCAGGCGCCGATGATCCGGGAGGGTGCCCGAGGCGAGGGAAAATGGCGGACCGTCACGTGGGATGAAGCCCTGGATCATGTGGCCGGGAAGCTGATGGAGATCAAGGAGCAGCACGGCGCCAGAGCCATCGCCTTTTCCGACCGCGGCGGTCCGTTTCGCGACTTTCACCGGGCCTTTCTCAAGGGACTGGGCACGCCCAACTACTGTAATCACGACACCTCATGCGCGCGGAATGTCCAGCACGCCTGCATCTCCGTTACCGGCATGGGGCGGAAGGGGGTGGCTTACGACCTGAAGAACGCCCGACACGTGGTGCTGCAGCTCCGAAACATATTTGAATCCATCAACGTCCAGGAGGTCAACAATCTCATGGACGCCATGGAATCCGGGTGCAAGCTGACGGTCATCGACATCCGGGGAAACGTATCGGCCGCCAAGGCGGATCGTTTCTTCATGGTTCGTCCCGGCACCGACTACGCCTTCAACCTGGCCGTCATCCACGAGCTTCTGGCCAGGGAGCTCTATGACAAGGATTATGCCGACAAATATATCAAGGACCTCAACGTACTGAAGACGTTCGTCAAACCCTACACGCCCGAATGGGCGGAAACAGAGACGGACGTGACGCCGGAGGCCCTCCGCCAGTTCGTCCGGGAGCTCGCCGCCGCTGCGCCGGCCGTGCTCTGGCACCCCGGCTGGATGACGGCCCGCTATACCACCTCCTTCTACGTGAGCCGCACCATCTACATCATCAACGCCCTTTTGGGATCCATCGGCGCCAAGGGAGGGCTTCCGATCGTCAGCAAGCCCGGGGACGTGGGCCGCAAGGGGCTCAAATCTTTCATGGATCTCTATCCCAAGCCCGAAGATAAGCGGGCCGACGGCGCCGGCTGGCGCTACCCCCACCTGGAAGCGGGACCGGGCCTGCCCCACCTGCTCTTCAAGGCCATGGAGACCGAAGATCCCTATCCGGTGAAGGCTTATATTGCTTACCGCCATGATCCCCTCATGGGATTTCCCGATCCGGATCGGCTCAAGCAGATGTTCGATCATCTCGACTTCATGGTTTCGGTAACCTTTTCGTGGTCGGACACCGCCTGGTATTCCGATGTGGTGCTGCCGCTTTCGCCCTATCTGGAGCGGGAGAGCATCGTGGCCGCCAAGAACGGGGTCAAACCCCAGTTCTTCGTTCGAGACCGTGTGCTGGAGCCCCGCTACGACACCAAAGCCGACTGGGAGATCATCGCGGGCCTGGCCAGGCGGATGAACCTCCCCGAGCTGGCCTACGAGTCGATCGACGACATTCGCAAATTCCAGCTGGAAGGCACCGGCGTCAGCCTGGAGGACTTCAAGGAAAAGGGTTTTGTGGCTCTCGCGGATCAGCCCAGCTATCCGCCGCCCAAATTCAAGACGCCCAGCGGCAAGTTCGAGATCGTCTGTGAGATGTTGGAGAAGCAGGGGCTGCCGTCCCTGAAGCCCTATGTCTCGCTCCAGCGTCCCCCCGAAGGGCAGTTCCGCCTGACTTTCGGCCGATGTGCGCTGCATACCCAGGGACATACCGCCAACAATACCATGCTCGCCGAACAGATGCCCGAAAACGAGCTCTGGATCAACACCGAGGCCGCGAAGAAGCTGGGCCTCACCGACGGCGGGCGGGCCAGGGTCAGCCGCAACGGCTATTCGGAGCAGATCAAGGTCAAGGTGACCGACGTGATACATCCCGAGGCGGTCTTCGTGGTCCATGGGTTCGGCCATCAGCTTCCCGTCGAGACCCGTGCCTTCGGCAAGGGGCTTGCGGACAACAAGTTCATGCAGGGCGGCCTGGATCTCTGGGACCCGGCCGGCGGCGCCGTCGCTTACCAGGAGTTTTTTGTCGAGGTGACCAAAGCCTGA
- a CDS encoding NAD-dependent succinate-semialdehyde dehydrogenase gives MVKLTETRLLRQQCYINGEWQSAAAEATFPVTNPADGAVLAEVPDMGTEEVRAAVGAAQAAWSGWRGRTAGDRAAVLRRWYDLIMANQEDLAALMTAEQGKPLGESRGEIAYAASFVEWFAEEGKRIYGDTIPAHRADTRIVVIKAPVGVCAAITPWNFPSAMITRKAAPALAAGCTMVVKPAGQTPLSALALAELADQAGIPPGVFNVVTGDSAVIGKALTDDPRVRKLSFTGSTETGKLLMRACAGTVKKISLELGGNAPFIVFDDADLDRAVEGAVSCKYRNSGQTCVCANRILVQDAVYDAFVGKFTAAVKSLKVADGFTEGAEQGPLIDMKAVEKSERLIRDALDKGATLLLGGKRHALGGTFFEPTILGNAVPAMRIAAEETFGPVAPVFRFRTETAAVDLANDTPYGLAAYFYSRDLGRVWRVAESLEYGMVGINTGIISTAAAPFGGIKESGIGREGSHYGIDEYVEIKYLCMGDVG, from the coding sequence ATGGTTAAACTCACCGAAACCCGGTTGCTCCGTCAGCAGTGCTATATCAATGGCGAATGGCAAAGCGCCGCCGCCGAGGCGACTTTTCCCGTGACCAACCCGGCCGACGGCGCCGTCCTGGCCGAGGTCCCCGACATGGGGACCGAAGAAGTCCGGGCAGCCGTTGGCGCGGCCCAGGCGGCATGGTCCGGGTGGCGGGGCAGAACCGCCGGCGACCGGGCGGCTGTCCTGCGCCGCTGGTACGACCTCATCATGGCGAACCAGGAGGACCTGGCAGCCCTCATGACCGCCGAGCAGGGCAAACCCCTGGGCGAATCCCGGGGTGAGATCGCCTATGCCGCATCCTTTGTGGAATGGTTCGCGGAGGAGGGAAAGCGCATATACGGCGACACGATTCCCGCCCACCGAGCCGACACCCGGATCGTGGTGATCAAGGCACCGGTGGGGGTGTGTGCCGCCATCACCCCGTGGAACTTTCCCTCGGCCATGATCACCCGCAAGGCCGCCCCGGCCCTGGCGGCCGGCTGCACCATGGTCGTCAAGCCCGCGGGCCAGACCCCCTTGTCGGCTCTGGCCCTGGCCGAGCTGGCCGACCAGGCCGGGATTCCCCCCGGGGTTTTCAATGTCGTCACCGGAGATTCCGCCGTCATCGGCAAGGCCCTGACCGACGACCCCCGGGTGCGCAAACTCAGCTTCACCGGCTCCACCGAAACCGGCAAGCTGCTCATGCGCGCCTGCGCGGGGACCGTCAAAAAGATCTCCCTGGAGCTGGGCGGCAACGCTCCCTTCATCGTTTTTGACGATGCCGACCTGGACCGGGCGGTGGAAGGGGCCGTCAGCTGCAAATACCGCAACTCCGGCCAGACCTGCGTCTGCGCCAACCGGATCCTGGTTCAGGATGCCGTATACGACGCCTTTGTCGGGAAATTCACCGCTGCCGTAAAATCCCTCAAGGTTGCCGACGGCTTCACCGAGGGGGCCGAGCAGGGTCCCCTTATCGACATGAAGGCCGTGGAAAAGTCCGAGCGGCTCATCCGGGATGCCCTCGACAAGGGCGCGACACTCCTTCTCGGCGGAAAACGTCACGCTTTGGGAGGCACCTTTTTCGAGCCGACGATCTTAGGAAACGCCGTTCCCGCCATGCGGATTGCCGCGGAGGAAACCTTCGGTCCCGTGGCGCCGGTCTTTCGGTTCAGGACCGAGACGGCGGCTGTAGATCTTGCCAACGACACCCCCTACGGCCTGGCCGCCTATTTTTACAGCCGTGATCTGGGCCGTGTCTGGCGCGTCGCCGAAAGTCTCGAATACGGTATGGTCGGCATCAATACCGGCATTATCTCCACCGCCGCGGCCCCCTTTGGCGGCATCAAGGAGTCGGGCATCGGCCGGGAGGGATCACACTACGGTATTGACGAGTATGTGGAGATCAAGTACCTCTGCATGGGAGATGTCGGCTAG
- a CDS encoding GNAT family N-acetyltransferase, which translates to MNNELDYSIENGYVPGAIGRISELHGVYYHANWGFGLFFEAKVATEISAFLSRYDAARDGIWLAVVDGRVEGSIVIDGIHASSEGAHLRWFILSDPLRGRGVGRQLINRAVDFCRRRRYPKAYLWTFEGLDAAKHLYEDVGFRVVRQHRGVQWGTEVNEQYCELTCRRV; encoded by the coding sequence ATGAACAATGAACTCGATTATTCGATAGAGAACGGATACGTGCCCGGCGCCATCGGCCGGATATCCGAACTTCACGGTGTTTACTACCACGCGAACTGGGGGTTCGGCCTTTTTTTCGAAGCCAAGGTCGCCACGGAAATCTCCGCCTTTCTCAGCCGATACGATGCAGCCCGTGACGGCATATGGCTCGCCGTTGTCGACGGCCGCGTGGAGGGCTCGATCGTCATCGACGGCATCCACGCTTCGAGTGAGGGGGCCCACCTGCGCTGGTTTATCCTGTCCGATCCATTGAGAGGAAGGGGCGTCGGCCGGCAGCTGATCAACCGGGCGGTCGATTTCTGTCGACGCAGGCGATATCCAAAGGCATACCTCTGGACCTTCGAGGGGCTCGATGCCGCAAAACACCTGTACGAAGATGTCGGTTTCAGAGTGGTCCGACAGCATCGGGGCGTTCAATGGGGCACCGAGGTCAACGAGCAATACTGCGAATTGACCTGTCGCCGCGTATGA
- a CDS encoding response regulator — MLLLEDDGALIKTGTRMLEHLGHDVTAVKDGAEVLDRYSRSLRTPSSFDLVILDLTVRGGMGGRETLK; from the coding sequence GTGCTGCTGCTTGAGGATGATGGTGCGTTAATCAAGACCGGAACTCGGATGCTCGAACACCTGGGGCATGACGTCACCGCTGTGAAGGACGGCGCCGAAGTCCTCGATCGCTATTCCCGCTCGCTGCGAACCCCCAGTTCGTTCGATCTCGTGATTCTCGATTTGACCGTTCGTGGGGGAATGGGAGGACGAGAAACCCTGAAGTGA